From one Mytilus galloprovincialis chromosome 13, xbMytGall1.hap1.1, whole genome shotgun sequence genomic stretch:
- the LOC143057364 gene encoding uncharacterized protein LOC143057364, giving the protein MLLTQRLFLLCVKCILSFAYSRHCDITIRVNDIRCDCSSRNVTFIPAECPRNTTDLLLMENNLNSLVKETFTRYTQLRSLDMSSCNISAIDKSAFEQLTHLTELNLFDNPTKTYQGNIFAPLVDLQVLHISHNLLSTYPREAWSDVLNLTKVFTYGGPSNGSFAEIFSVMKNLHYFHCDYEGYVIHNYTFDSFKRTPLKYLCINGGIREIEIDTFAPLEVLSSLSTLGQRFSKLSNTLQALRVFENRQMDELDLSDNFKRNCIPLNLEDLNILSFLNIRNNKIAYLTTKETDAIEVLFEKSNRTMTVLLEGNPLVCTCASLDFVDWLFTTKLGEYYQIRNTAMCNANGVTARQ; this is encoded by the exons atgcTGTTAACACAACGTTTATTCCTTCTTTGTGTTAAATGTATTCTTTCGTTTGCTTATTCTAGACATTGTGATATTACAATACGTGTGAATGACATAAGATGTGACTGTAGTTCAAGGAATGTAACATTCATACCGGCAGAATGTCCAAGAAATACAACAGATTTACTTCTGATGGAAAATAACTTGAACAGTCTAGTTAAGGAAACGTTTACTAGATATACACAGCTTAGATCTCTGGATATGAGCAGCTGTAACATAAGTGCAATAGATAAATCAGCTTTTGAACAATTGACACATTTAACCGAACTCAATTTATTCGATAATCCAACGAAAACGTATCAAGGGAATATATTTGCACCACTAGTTGACCTACAAGTACTTCATATATCACATAACTTGTTGTCAACGTATCCAAGAGAGGCGTGGTCGGatgttttaaatttaacaaaggTGTTTACTTATGGTGGACCGTCAAATGGATCATTCGCGGAGATATTTTCTGTCATGAAAAATCTTCATTATTTCCATTGCGATTATGAAGGGTATGTTATACATAACTATACATTTGATTCATTTAAAAGGACGCCATTAAAGTATTTATGTATCAATGGCGGTATACGAGAAATAGAAATCGATACTTTTGCACCGTTAGAAGTACTTTCTAGTCTAAGTACGCTAGGTCAAAGATTCTCGAAACTATCAAATACTTTACAAGCTTTACGTGTGTTTGAAAATCGACAGATGGATGAATTGGATTTGAGCGATAATTTCAAAA GAAATTGTATTCCATTAAATCTAGAAGACTTGAACATTCTTAGTTTCCTTAACATCAGAAACAACAAAATAGCGTATTTAACAACTAAAGAAACTGACGCGATTGAAGTtctatttgaaaaatcaaatagaACAATGACAGTCTTATTAGAGGGCAACCCTCTTGTTTGTACTTGTGCTTCATTAGATTTTGTAGACTGGTTATTTACTACTAAA cTTGGAGAGTattaccaaatcagaaatacTGCAATGTGTAATGCCAATGGTGTAACTGCACGCCAATGA